The Sander vitreus isolate 19-12246 chromosome 10, sanVit1, whole genome shotgun sequence genome contains the following window.
cTGTTTAATCTGTCTCTGCCCTTTAGGCCCATTGTTTTGAGGAGGAGAATGAGTCTCTTGAATGTCAGATTGTTGAACTAGAGGAGAAGCTGAACAGTCGACAAGCCGCCTCCAGCATCACCTCCACTGTGGCCGAGCCTGACTACAGTCTggatgcagtggtggaaagacTGCGCAGGGAGAGGGTAGGCTGCCGCTGCTGGGTGTGTCTGCTGCATGCTTCTCTGTGTGCGACATTCTTAAATTGGGTCTTAGACGGTCCATTGCGCCTTCCATCCCATCAATTTTACTTTAGTTTGTGCAGTGACAGACAGGACTGATCTATAACCTTGTCAAGATCCATCACTGTTATCACCCCTTCTCCCTGCAGGATGAGATTATGTGtgacacagaggagctgcagaaagaGCTTGAACGTCTGATGAAAGAGTACGAGAAGGCTGCACAGCAGAGGATCATCCTCCAGCAGGGACGAcaggaggttgctgaggtaatGGTTGTAAATACTATATAGCATCCTTACCCAGATGAAAACTTGTGAAAGTCGGGGCTGTAGCCAGGATTTATAAACACTGAGAGTCCCCCAACAAAACATTTATATACAGCATACAGCTTGACAATGCAACATGAATGAGTTAAGGTAAACTTAAATAATTAAAGCAAACCAAGATCAACACTAAAGTGATATCCATAAAGGGTTTctaaacaaatgacaaatgatGTATTACTTCAGTACAGAcaagaaataaacaattaaaatgccgaaataaaaataaggTTTGCGCAAATTTTAAATGAAGAATCCCTGAAATTGGAGTATGTTTCAGACCAGTTTAGCTTGTGTTTCTAtcatgttattttgaaaaatctgCTCTATAAGTGAATCCAGCTATAGAGATTCAAAGCCAACAAACAATATGAACTACTTACTAACATTTATAACTGCAGAGTTGATGGCTTAttaagtgaaaaacaaaagctCTTGGGGGTTTTCCACtatacattaaacattaaccCTGAAGTTGTTAATCATAGTTGGCACTTTTTGGCCTGGATACTTTTTCCTGTCTATAAGGTGTTCTTGAGATGTCCTACagactgtttgtttgacccCCCCAGCATTATGGGCAGAAGTGCTGCAATTCACCCTCCAAACCAGAGGTCATGAGATTAAAAATAGTTATGTTTAACCCTTAGGGGTATGTATTTAGGTTAAAGAGTCACTTCAGAACATATTGCACTTCCATGAAGTTGGGGGACTTTCAAGAGATGAGATATAAGAAAAGAATGGCCAAATTTGAAGCAGCAGAAGCTGAGATACCCTGATTTGTGGTCCCTAGTGTGGGTGAAGCTGCAATAACACTGgctcctacatttcccataatgcaaccagTAGCACCTTTTGTTAGACCCTCCGTGCCTGGTAAATTCCCTGTATCTTTCAAACTCAAATTATCAACTAATGAATGTTAAATTGAGTCACTTGTGACTTATACAACTGttattctttcatttatttcccCCCTGGGGATCAATACAGTATCTCTTAGATTATTGTACCGTGCTATACATGATCACACCTCTCTTGTGATAATGCGCCTTCAGCACTAGACGGCAGTGTTGCCAAGCCTttccctgctcctcctcccctcgGCCTCCTGGTGAATCAGCTGAAACTCGGCACAGCTGCTCCTCCTGTAGTGCAGCCAATGGGTGTTGATCACCACCAGTCACAGTCTGGGCTGGTGGCCCACTGCAACCCGAGCCACCAACTTTTCCATATACCCCCCTCCCTCACACATGCCAGAGCCAGTCTCCTCCCAGCCGGGCCAGATGCGAGGGAGGATTTCATTTCTCCCTTACAGATGTGATGCAGGCTATAATACGGTGCCGTAATGTTCCTGCTGGCTCAGTTCTCTGGTTCTGAATTGGGAGCAGCTGCAGGGTGACAAGAAAGACTTGGTGGGAAACCGACAGCGAGATAGAGGAAGAGCAGAGATGCGGAGGAGAGGAGCAAACACTACACAACTCAACCCACAGCTAGCTGCAGTTCTCTCAACATAATGGTAGACTGACAGTGATGAAACAAGGCATGTTATCCAGTCCAGTATACTACTGGATATTGTGTTGTTTCACTCCTGCCAGTTCTGCTCCATTTTCAAGGCCTACAAATTTCCCCTCTTCATCGTAACTTAAAAATATTGTGACCTGGTGGGCTgcggtgaaaaaaaaaaaattcattcatGGGAATTAAAATACACTTACAAGGAGGTGGATGAGTGACGAGGCCAAGTGCTCAGTCTGTTTACTGTAAGTGGTGCCGCATGGGAACAAAAAAAATGGgcacagaaaagaaaatgttcttcACGCACTCTTAGGCAGAACTAGGAGAGAAGTTATaataaaagcctttatttagtCAGGCATGTCGGTTAAAACGCCTACCAGTTTCGACCTCACAAGGTCATCATCAGGGCGAGAATAGTAAAAACAgtggattttaaaatgttgagGAATCTTAAAGGCTCtgaaaacttgttttatgaATCAGCTTATAAGCAATAGggttccacacaaacacacagttttcTGCAAAAGATAGTTTTTCACTTCACAcaacctgctcagcaccaaacagctgACTGACACagttagtgactagctggtgaagaGAGTAGCTaaaaagccagatatttcctTCATGAGTTGGTGGAAACCAAAAGGGAGGTAAAAGGAGAGTCGATATTAGACTTACAATCGtcaggtggacagaaacacgactccacaTTAATGCTAATTTTGCTCTCCTGGATGCTAAAAATAAGCAacttttccaattttttttccaaatgaaCTTTATATGGTACTAGTATGTCAGTGttatgtttacagcttgttgccCTTAAGAGGCCAAAAAGACaattaatgctttaaagttTCTCCCCAACTGCTTGCAGATTTTTGAACGCaggcaacaacagcagcagcagcattaggaCCAAACCACTTTTGCTTACTGCTGTCCATCAAGGACCCTGCCACCCTCCCAGCGGGGCTCCACAACTTCACTACCAAACTCTCTCTGCATGTGtccaaatgtaaatgtagtcacCCACAGTAATTGCATCCAACACTAATTAATCTGGTTCTTAAAAAAGAGTAGATGAGCTAAGAACCCCTGCTAGCGGATGAATTGGTGGACAGGGCTTTTGTGTCTAGTTAGCCTGCTTCTgaacttcctcctcctcctcccccttttcTCTGCATTGCGGTGTCTACTTGCTGTTCAGGGAAACAGGTGGATGTGCTGATGGTTTCTAAAATGATTGTTCAGGGTGGAAACAAAGCCTTTTTGTACTTTTCTTCAACCTGTGGTGTGATTTACTGCACAAACTGCAGTGTTCTGAGACGCCTCCAGAAATGAAGTTGAACTTCTTTACTTGCAGCTTGTTCTCTGTTAATTTGATTTTCTTTGCAGGAAGTCGATGCTGTGACAGCAGAGTGTTTGGCACTGAGGGAGCAAGTGGCTATCTACGAGGAGCAGCTGGCCAACATGGAGGCCCAGCACACAACggtgagggggagagaggaTATATAGCTGCAGTGTGATAAAACAGAAATTGTTTATAGCCATGAAAATTACTGAAAATGTAGCTCTTAGGTCAGACGGGAATGTTGGAGAAATATCCAGACCTGTGGTGACGAACACAGCTGGGATGACCCCTGTCAACATAAACATATGGGGAGAGGattaaaactataaaaatatgTATCTAGTATATCATGCAACACAATTAGGCCCttgtttaattagtttttttgtcatttgagtCCTTGTTCCAGTGTCTTAAAAGGGACATAAAATGAAAACTCACTTTTTCAGTGTGCACATACATTTCGGTATCTGGAGTGCAGTACCAACTCgcaaactgtgaaataagacaacCCAGTCAGGTTTTTGTGAGCTGCCTAGATCGGAAAACATGGAATTGTTGTATGTCACAAGCAGGCTCATTAGAATATACCGCCCCCTATCTGAGTATCTCCACGCAGCAGCTTGAGAACTACCTTTGCAAAGGTGCACCATATTTTTCTTACAAACCAATCCGagactgggctttttgggaggggggcttaaagagacggGCGCTAAAACGGAACATTTTAGCCTGAGGGTCAATACAGGTCTCTTGAGACAGACTGTATGGAAAAAAAAGGCAGGTTTACATGATCCAGTATAAATCCAAAATACacgtatgaacctgaaaatcagCATATGTCTCACTTATGCTTTCTTTCTGAGAGTTAGATTAGAAGATCATCACCACtctgagagtggtatcaatcctctcatgcgactcttggcaagaaagcaaacgtgcatatttcccaaaatgaacTAATGCTTTAAAATAGACTCATGTTTGCAACCATATCCAATGCACATAATTACCTAtatcacatccacacacaccctGCTCTCTCCACCTTCTACAATATTCTCCACCTCGCCAGGAGATGACAGACGCGCCCCAGTATCAAATCTTGAGGCtgtaggcagagagagaggcagctgAAGCAGGACCAACTCCATCacactgtgtttttctctgcaaAGCCAGACTGCCCGGCGTTTAACACACTCCCTCTGGGACACGCTCGATAACTCACAGTCCgggaaatgcagctgaatacCAAATGGAAACAGAAATTTTCTTTATTAACTGTTGTTTTCATTATCAGCACTTCAGATACTCCATATTTCCCTGATGAATCGGCAGCCATGTCGTTATTTGGGTGGAGGGTAAAGGATACAAATGTTAGACTGCCACTGCAGCTCTGTAACAGTTAATTTTCTCTGTAATGGATATAGGTTTTTTACTGAATGAGCTTGATATTGGAAGCTGAAGACAAGTATGTTGAGGtatttgatgtgtgtgtaaattcATCAAAATGAACtgcgtgtgtttgtatttgcagAGGTGAAATGTTActagtacattttttttttttcatttcatgccaCGTTATAATTCTGCTGCACTACagttttatttgacagctatagttTTTAGTTACGTTACAAATCAAGATTTTACATAGAAAACATATGATGTGCAAATAAAATATGGTGCATTGTTAAAGATAACATCATtcaacagtatataaaatagATCAAATtagctacagtatatattagTATAACACTCATGGGTCATTTATCTGCATAACAAGTTTTACTTTTgacactttaagtacattttacagATAATGCTTACATACTTTAACTTTAGTAACATTTGCAGATGCTTTACTTGAgtaagtactaataccacacagtaAAAATTCTACTTTTGACTATAGTAAAAATGGTACATGTAAAAGTGCTGTattcaaaatattattaaatattatcagcaaaatatacttgtagttaagtaaaagtacaatatttccctctgaaatgtagtggaaacGAAGTTGCATGAAATAATATAATCGcatttaggcatttagttgcATTTGACCACTGAGTATACTTCACCGCTGTGTTTTTTGTATGTGGCATGTATGATCAGGAAGTGGAGAGTCTGCTGGAGCCAGCTGAAGGGGCTACAGGAGCTGTGGCAGCTATTACATTTGGCAGCCCTGACATCACTCCAGCCCTGGTTGTAAAAGAGTACTACTGCCAGCTGGCCGAGAACCTCCAGGTACAACACACAGTAGCATAAAACACATATGAAGTGGAAGCCTGATGCTTTACAGTAGCATGTCTGTGTACAACCATAGAATTACAGCAAGGCTAGTTCTGGCTTTGGTTCTCATTGAGCGACACTTCCATGCACATGAATGGCCTCATAAACACCAATAGTGAACAAgtcactaagtacatttactcaagtactgtacttaagtacaattataaggtacttgtactttacttgagtgtttCAATGTCATGCTACTTTTTACTCCTACTCCAGTACTTCAGAGGGGTGCATGTTATCTGACAGATATGgatacttttcagattaagattttacattaaaGAAACATGATAAGCttgtaaaatgcatttttaaagatAAAGCCAGTGTTTTGAAACCTTTTTCACAAGCAATGGCTGGTGGTTGGGGCCCTTTGCCACTTTTCAGATGCCTATAGTGTTCTCCATCCAAATGTAGTGTAAATCTTTAACCAAGAAAatcagcaaaagaaaatgcaaatgaatttaACTCTTTCAATAACAATATCAAGAGCTGAGCGCATTGAGATAAACAGCTGGTGGCTGGTGGATTAATTCACTAAGTCAGTTTATGAATATAAATTTGTGTCGCTGAACttcgttttttcttctttcctctcccattaatcatctcatTGATCTTGTGACCCTTTGGACGGGGACAAACCCCTTGGTGTGACaaccactggactaaactagttaactgtatataaagaaaCAGCAGCTAAACCTCGACCAGTTATAACAGTAAAAATGCCACTTACACGTTCATGCATCAGTATTAATAATCTTATACAGGAGCCTTTTTCTGCagaacaagtacttttacttttgatacttcagGTGCATTTTGTTTGTAATACTTCTTTAATTTTACTTCAATAGGATTCAGAATTACTTTTACATGGAgtatttttaaattgttgtattgctacttttattaAAGTAAAAGGTGATCCCTCCACCAGCTGCAATCCTCAACCTCCTACTGACCACTGAttactttctccctccctctgaaaCATCCCTGCCAGGTCCAGATGAAAATCTCAACTTTCACAAATCCCACAACGATACTCccacttgttttcttttcctcttaaCACAACACCAGGGAAGAACTCGAGAATCAGAGGCTGCCTTTGTctacctgtgtatgtgtgtgtgtgtgtgtgtgtgcgtgtgcgtgcgtgcgtgcgcacgtGCGTGTTGCATCGGGGTCAGACTACAGCTCCGGTGGGTCTGACCCCCTCTGGGGCGAGGATGTCTGCCCGGTTCAGAGGTCAGGGCTGAAATCAGACTGCTGGCCGCCTTCCCAGGCTCCTCAGCAGTACTAGAGTGGACGCTGGTGCGTGTGTGTCCTTCATTTGGAGGCATGGCTGAAGGGTATCCAgcgtatttatatttttgtttgtctgtctagaTGCGTAGGTGTGTTTTTTGTTCCCCCAAACCCCGTCTattccctctctttcctttctgtctatTCTCTCGCCAGCTGGACACCGTCCTGTGCCTGGCCTCAATTACAACACGCAATTGTCTCGATGCTAAAAATGATTGCGATCGGGTTTGAACAGTAATGGTAATTGCTGGCTGACTCCCACACACCTGTGCACCCTCATGTtgcttgtttctgctgcattTGTTCCATCTAATCAGGAATGTGGTGGACACGAGGAGAGGTTTAACCATCAGCTGGGATAAGAGGCTCTGATTGCTCCTTGCTCCACTGTCAGAGTGCACTTAACTGCCCAAAAGAAAGCACCATCCTCCATGGTCCTGTGCATTTGCAGACTCAAACTGAAAGGTCAGAACTTTCACGACTGCActacttcctcctcttctctctttgcAGTATGAGTGTGGTGCATCCTCCTCCGCTGTGGTTCGCAGTGGTGATGGAAAACAACTGGAAGTTGGGGGAGCTGGAGGGTCAACAGTCAAAGACTTGTCAAAGATAAAGGACATCAATGAGCTGAAGATGCTGGTGAGTAGGCTCACTGCTCACTcactttttttcatcactttttaaagggtcagttcacccaaatcaaACAAAAAGTGCTCCACATTATTAAGGTAGATTTGggatttagttttatttattttataagatTTTGAGATGACTTATATCTAATTTTTCTGCTGTGCATACCTTGCAAATCTCAACAACATGTTGTGCAGAGCTTCTGCATTAAACAAGCTGATACTCTTATTAGTGCCTTGAATAGTGTTAGatcagaagattgataccactgtcaTGTGTGCCAGcactggttagcttagcacaaagactagaaACAAGGGGGAAACGACTAATCTGGCTCAgtccaaaagtaacaaaatcagcctaccagcacctctaaagatcactaaattacatattatatgttgtatgtttaatccgtacaaaacCAGAGTATAAAAACAACGAGTTTTGGTTGCACAAGGGGTTATGTGTTGGCCTTTTTCTTGGCTGGGTGCAATCACTGTGatggcagctacacaccgggccgataatcggtcaCTGATAGTCACTGACCGTCtagcgaggtcagtgactcgagtctgttcggtgtgttccttgccgtcgtccgttggagaagctgtcggccttcattttggccgatttgacatgctcagtcggagacagggcagtcgggactcacccggaaatggcaagcgggatgactGTGACTaaccctctcaaaatctgacgaaaatattttaaactgaactttgtcaatctgaaatgaagacagattcagcaactgcatggcctatttctcacttaaaatgttttcagaaacacatttcggtcaactattttagtacatatgagatcgtattctaaatgagtcgccattaatggccgtttgaaaaatccggaagcagcagccagacccacgtgacaccttcgtccaatcagctaccggttataattttttgggcgacaatacagattagcgccacctgctgttatggagacgtattacgtctcgtcgcctTGGTGTGTTCCGACGCATTtctttgaccaactcggggagactgatcagtctgccttttctgccgacggtcggccgccggcccggtgtgtagctgccttgaGTTAGCCAGTCAGCATGAGGTTGCCAGGTTAGCTTTTTAGCTCTATTCtagtctgtatgctaagctaagtaaGCCGGCTTCTTCTCGTCTAACTCTCTAAAGTGATGAAGCGTATTTCTGAAAACGTTGAACTATTGCTTTAAGAAGTAGTCCCATGAAAATTGTTGACTGAATGCTCTAAGGATTATCCAGAGTAATTGGGACATTGTAATATAACGCATACATCTCAGAAACTGATAGTTATAAACCTCTGCAAAGAAAACCCAAACTGTCTGCATGGCTGGTTACCGCTACTGGCAAGTAAGAAAATCCGTATtttgggtgggggtgggggggtgaacTGACCTTTAAGTTTCACATTTACACATCATTTAAATACTTCAGTTACTGCCTACTGATTTAGATCTTCCCATAACACATTTCCTGCTTCTTTACtgacaaagaaaagaggagTCTTACAGGCCACAACTGGCTCTGCGTCGGCCATCAGCTCTTAAATCAGACGTAATGGTGGAAATGAATGGTTTCCCACAGCAGGCGAAGGGAGTGGAGAGCAGCTGAGTGACAGCAGAGCAACAGTGTGGGAGATCCTGCTGACCAGAGTGTTTACTCTGCGGACACTTTCAGCAGGAGATGTGAAAGGCTCGGCTTCAGCTCAGACAGGATTTATTGCCCTCTATGTCCTCAGTTATTAAGTACAGTCTTTCAAAGCGCCTGCAGCGTCATGAACGTCTTAaaacttgacacacacacacacacacacacacacactgacagactaCCTCTTCAAAtgaaaaagaggaaataaaCCTTCATCAGATATTTCTCATCCTGCCAGCAGAAAAATGACAGCAAGGGGCTTTGAATGAAAGAGCGAAGTGAGGCCTCAACAAAGATACGAAACAGGAAATTATGACTCAGGTAAAATCACCAGGTGACCCCCAAAACTACCTCCATTTCCTTCACATTAGTCTCTTTAACATCCATCAGTGGTCAGACCACAGCTGACGCCTAGCCACATCTGTAACAAACACGGTGGTTTGGTTCTCATTAATGTGGCTGTAGCTCTACTTCCAGctctttaaataaacagtaagcCTCTGTAACCACAGCAGAACTCTCCCAACATCATCTACTTTTGTCTGCTATGCAGCACACTATCCCCAGTTCTGTTCAATCCAGCCTGACGGATGAACAGCACGGCCTGATCTGCTCTGTTTCCTCTCTCGCCTGTGATGGATGCCTCAGGTCTGGTTTCTCACTGAGACACAACATGGCCAAACAAACAGATTGCAGTGAAATCAGCCATGACGCAGAAATGTATATAATAGAGCAGGCACTGATGGGGTTGTATGCCACTACTCGCATAAGCACACAACCCAGACTTCACTCATCATGCCAGGGAGAACCAATGAGTCTGGGAGTAAGTGGCTCGACCAGGTTTGGGAGTCATCATCAGCCGGGTCTTCCTCTGCTCACATGATCTTGCTGAAAGACGAGCACAACCGCCTGGATCCCCATCTGGCTGTGACAGCTAATTGTTGAACTTGCGTGATTGCTGTAATTACTCACGGCAGGACACCACAGCTTCAGACATGAGGGGGAGGGGAAGGAGAACGGGGGGGGATGCTCCTGTTTTAGTTTGCGGTAGAAGTAAAGGAACCTGTTTTATCTGTGTAGGTCGGGTTGATTGGCATACTAATGTTTTGGTTCGTTTAAGCTCaatttctatccattttatatGAAAAATTGATCAAATGACAAATGTGTCATGCCTTTGCTTGTGATGACCAACCCACAGAGAGTTATCCCATCTCTTTTAgctcgttttgtttttttacgacacacaaacacttctaGCTCGTTTAAGGctctaaaaaaacaactaaatgtaCTTGCTTAGCATcaaatggcagacagacaaactcACCAGCGACTCGCTGGTGAAGAAAGTCGAACATCCAGAATGCTAAAAACTCAGATATCTTTCTCAGTAGTTGGTGAGACCAAAAGAAAGAGTAAATAATGTGATTTGAAACACGACAGAGACCATGAAGGGAACATCGAGACATAGTCTGACATGATAACTAGTCGAAATCTTTGTGAGTATATTTTGAATGGGTAACCATTGCTGTATGTCGTTTATATTTCTGTAGATTTCAGAGCTACAAAAGGAGCTATCTGAGCTGGAGAAGTGTAACGAGGAGCTGGAGGACGAGGTTGAGATGAAGACGGCTGCATATATTGACGAGATTGCTGAGTTGGAGGTCTGAAAGTCGACTGATTAACGTAATCATAGGCTGCAAAGGACCAGTGGTTTGGTCTAATTCTGTCATTTAATCTCACCCTCTAatccgtgcgtgcgtgcgtgtgtgcgtgcgtgtgtgcgtgtgtgcgtgcgtgtgtgtgtgtgtgtgtgtgtgtgattcagtGTACTATTGATGAAATGCGGCACCAGGAGGCCGACTTCCAAGTGCAGATGAAGAAGCAGTGTGAAGACTACAAGGAGCTGCTCAGTGAGAAGATGGCCAGAGACATGGAAATTACTGCTTACAGGTCAGACAGTCTGGTGTAATAAAtggtgtttttgtgtgaaaCTGTTCTGAATAATAATTCTTCTGTATGATCAGGTAAGCTTGAAAACCTAAAAATGTTTATACGCTCCCTAATAGTAAAGCAGCTAGAAGTCCTCCTGGGGTTCATTAATACACACGAATAATATGAAACAAAGCAACGACAAAAAAATagtcaaattaactttaacTGTCGACTGAATTAGTATGCAACACCCTGCCAAATATAAATCTAAGCAGGCCGTGTATACTGTTGATAGACATGTAATGTATACATGCACCTACTATCTTATCCAATATTATCTGATATTCAATATTTATTCCAGCAATCACCCTTTACTATTGGTTTTTCTTGTTTAGAATTTATTGTAATAGTTTTGAATTGGATATAGACAGTGAATATTGTTGTCCATTATtgatatataaatatgtgtgtatatatatatatatatatatatatatactgtatattttaacctACTTGTACAgtttgtaaaaattgagagctACTAGAAACCAGGGTCAAATTCCTGGCTAATAAAACACAGTCCAAAAATATTATAAACTTGGATTATTACATTAGATCATATTACCTAGAATAGATTGTACTTTGCAATTTGAGGCTCTTTATATTAGTAATCTATTGGATTTGAGTTGGTAACAATTTGAATAAGCTCTGTATACAACAGTGTCTGGGAAGATATAATTGATATTTTCTGGGATTGACTTTCCAGCAATAATACATTCTAACTTACTTAATATGCTATAACGGACCATAATGTACTAGTGTTGACGCAATTCTCAGAGCTGCCATAAATACTCTTACAGTGGTCATCCATACCTTCACAACTCTCATTCCCCTCTTATAGAGAGCTGCAGGTTGTTATTCTTAAATGAGACCCCTATCATTTTAAAGCACTCTTTATGTCATTAACAGCACGGTACAATTATACCAGAGAAGATAAGCAGACTTTGGGACAGCGAGGTCTAACTGTTAGCGAGACTGTCAGTCAATAGGATGACCCTGAACCAGCACTCTGGGGCAGAGATGGACAGCCATGTCTGCTGGAGAACATGGTGTTCATTCCAACAAAAACACTGCACCAATTTCACTGATTAGTTTGTCTTCTCCTGTTAAAGGTGCCATAAAGTCAACTGCTGTAGTTTCTGATTGCAATTAAAATCTCAAGCGTCTGAGCCTTTTCCTGACATGTATTGTAGATTCCCATCTCTGCGGTAGGGGGTCAAATGAAAACGAGACGTTTCCTACGTACACATAATTTAAACCTGTTGAGGAGAATAA
Protein-coding sequences here:
- the vimr2 gene encoding vimentin, which codes for MAMLRVSSYRKLFEDDSWSRNGGLSMQCAGQCRDSVRGAAINECNCDKLDFVAAKALNKEGLNRFVQERNIIAALNDRLVRLIELAHCFEEENESLECQIVELEEKLNSRQAASSITSTVAEPDYSLDAVVERLRRERDEIMCDTEELQKELERLMKEYEKAAQQRIILQQGRQEVAEEVDAVTAECLALREQVAIYEEQLANMEAQHTTEVESLLEPAEGATGAVAAITFGSPDITPALVVKEYYCQLAENLQYECGASSSAVVRSGDGKQLEVGGAGGSTVKDLSKIKDINELKMLISELQKELSELEKCNEELEDEVEMKTAAYIDEIAELECTIDEMRHQEADFQVQMKKQCEDYKELLSEKMARDMEITAYRSLVEEEEERLCNL